Proteins found in one Aspergillus puulaauensis MK2 DNA, chromosome 8, nearly complete sequence genomic segment:
- a CDS encoding uncharacterized protein (COG:S;~EggNog:ENOG410PYN6;~InterPro:IPR024368;~PFAM:PF12855), which yields MTQSNGLSHHRRSPSGSNSSKRPARPAIHRKGTSFANISISKLGSGQARSASADDDRTPEMAASFLNYCAMCEKQITVPDNRLLYCSESCRRRDTQKPLSASLSYYNTSSAPITPPSSPPMSPRTIVAPLTPTKLPVTASQPIRIPTDMNHVRTDLDPTEWKPVIPNDSHTPSLMTSDAWKYLCKFHGDEPVVPIRRSKGHNQSSSSLSTLPSLSQTVASTPSSLSSTASDYMGHVSDSAHRPLPPRHKPCFSSGGSAKGVELVVPHIEMIPDSPVDTSNSGSIFPASSGLWSGKTETTPAITVSDEN from the exons ATGACTCAAAGTAACGGTCTTTCCCATCACCGTCGCTCCCCTTCCGGTTCAAACTCGTCCAAAAGGCCTGCCAGACCAGCAATTCATCGGAAGGGCACCTCATTTGCGAATATCTCCATTTCCAAATTGGGCTCTGGTCAAGCCCGATCCGCCTCAGCAGACGACGATCGGACTCCTGAGATGGCCGCCAGTTTCCTCAATTATTG TGCCATGTGCGAGAAGCAGATAACCGTGCCCGATAACCGCCTTCTTTATTGCAGTGAAAG TTGCCGCCGCAGAGACACCCAAAAGCCTCTTTCTGCCTCACTCTCATACTACAACACGTCATCCGCTCCTATCacacctccatcttctcccccaATGTCTCCTCGAACAATCGTGGCGCCGTTGACACCCACGAAACTCCCTGTTACAGCTTCTCAGCCTATCCGGATACCCACTGACATGAACCATGTCCGAACGGATCTTGATCCCACCGAATGGAAGCCCGTCATACCCAACGACAGTCATACTCCAAGCCTGATGACTTCGGACGCCTGGAAATACCTCTGCAAATTCCACGGCGACGAGCCTGTGGTTCCGATTCGGCGCTCCAAGGGCCACAACCAAAGCTCAAGTAGCTTATCTACTCTTCCTTCGTTGAGCCAGACTGTCGCATCGACACCCTCCTCTCTGAGCAGCACTGCATCAGATTACATGGGCCATGTGTCTGACTCCGCTCACCGCCCTCTACCTCCTCGTCATAAGCCCTGTTTCTCTAGCGGCGGTAGCGCGAAGGGCGTAGAGTTGGTTGTCCCTCATATCGAGATGATTCCAGACTCCCCCGTCGACACTTCAAACAGCGGGTCCATATTTCCAGCTAGCAGTGGCCTATGGAGCGGGAAGACCGAGACTACTCCAGCCATAACTGTCTCTGATGAGAACTGA
- a CDS encoding uncharacterized protein (SECRETED:SignalP(1-19)), producing MHFSALSLGLMFLLAAAHAHPSSPVGATRFAKRQGKDLGNSACVGACVKAPETLDCGKNIQFRPHQGCYICCYSDAREGGVPVTTADRGAGRF from the exons ATGCACTTCTCAGCCCTATCTCTTGGTCTCATGTTCCTCCTCGCTGCCGCCCACGCGCATCCCAGCAGCCCCGTGGGCGCAACCCGATTCGCAAAACGGCAAGGGAAGGACCTCGGAAACAGCGCCTGCGTGGGCGCCTGCGTTAAAGCCCCAGAGACTTTGGACTGTGGAAAAAATATACAG TTCCGCCCCCACCAGGGATGCTACATTTGCTGCTACTCGGATGCAAGGGAAGGCGGCGTGCCGGTCACCACGGCGGATCGTGGTGCTGGGCGGTTCTAA